One Spirochaeta africana DSM 8902 genomic window carries:
- a CDS encoding bactofilin family protein — MSDLRVRNIDEDEIDTVLGEDVEFQGDISFDNLVLIKGQVNGQLHSTSDVFISPTARVHAELDAQVISVKGSVQGDIRALRRLELFSTSSISGSIQTPDMIMQSGARFNGSCRMDVDSDMDIRSKGE; from the coding sequence ATGTCGGATTTACGTGTACGCAATATAGATGAAGACGAGATCGATACCGTGCTTGGTGAGGATGTGGAGTTCCAGGGGGATATCTCGTTTGATAACCTGGTACTCATCAAAGGCCAGGTAAATGGTCAGCTGCACTCCACCAGCGATGTGTTTATCAGCCCCACCGCCAGGGTGCATGCCGAGCTCGATGCCCAGGTTATATCGGTCAAGGGGAGCGTTCAGGGTGATATCCGGGCGCTACGCCGCCTGGAACTGTTCTCGACCAGCAGCATCAGCGGCAGTATTCAGACCCCGGACATGATCATGCAGAGTGGTGCCCGTTTTAACGGCAGCTGCCGGATGGATGTCGATAGCGATATGGATATCCGCAGCAAGGGGGAGTAG
- a CDS encoding prephenate dehydrogenase/arogenate dehydrogenase family protein, with translation MQIGVIGLGRFGMFWAQLLAQEAEAVYAWNRTPRALPAGVLPLGDADYQRLDIVFLCTSIASVGSVAETIASRLHPRTIVADTCSVKVEPLADLDRVIPAENPLLGTHPMFGPDSARNGADGLPMVFSPVRIAPDQLAMVQDFFRKYQLDQLVMTPEEHDREAAYTQGITHFIGRVLKDLDLKPSPIATLGYTRLLQVMEQTCNDPWSLFMDLQQRNPYTAAMRRDIRVSLDRTLQLLGDSDAGGDAAANAGPGADSGAASSD, from the coding sequence ATGCAGATAGGCGTTATCGGACTGGGAAGATTTGGGATGTTCTGGGCTCAGCTGTTGGCTCAAGAAGCCGAGGCAGTGTATGCCTGGAACCGCACCCCGCGCGCACTGCCCGCCGGGGTGCTGCCGCTGGGCGATGCGGACTATCAGCGCCTGGATATCGTGTTCCTGTGCACCAGCATCGCCTCGGTGGGTTCGGTAGCAGAAACGATCGCATCCAGGCTCCACCCCCGCACCATTGTCGCCGATACCTGCTCGGTCAAGGTAGAGCCGTTGGCCGATCTTGACCGGGTTATCCCTGCCGAGAATCCGTTGTTGGGCACCCACCCGATGTTCGGCCCCGACTCGGCCAGGAATGGCGCGGACGGGCTGCCGATGGTGTTTTCTCCGGTCAGAATCGCGCCGGATCAGCTTGCGATGGTGCAGGATTTCTTCAGGAAATACCAGCTTGATCAGCTGGTAATGACCCCGGAAGAGCATGATCGGGAGGCTGCCTACACCCAGGGGATAACCCACTTTATCGGCCGGGTGCTGAAGGATCTCGATCTCAAGCCCAGTCCGATTGCTACCCTTGGGTATACCCGGCTATTGCAGGTCATGGAGCAGACCTGCAACGACCCCTGGAGCCTTTTTATGGATCTGCAACAGCGCAATCCCTACACTGCCGCAATGCGTCGGGATATCCGGGTCTCGCTGGACCGGACGCTGCAGCTGCTGGGCGACAGCGATGCTGGCGGGGATGCCGCGGCCAATGCCGGCCCCGGAGCAGATAGCGGAGCCGCCAGTTCCGATTGA
- a CDS encoding tetratricopeptide repeat protein has product MISRGWQLFATVAVLFCSAGLAWGQETPAEPDAVPQRDALVEYRRGNYGAAIEITRDEIAQNPARLDAYVVLGWSLMAQDRWREAADAAQQAVSLRRWDARVLHILGESHYRLGNYETAIQRLQEYLAVNPQGSQRSAVYFYLGDALYRVGEYHHADIALSSAVEFSPDNPRWWVVLGNAREQAGQTEIARAAYQRALDLQPGLSDAQAALARLAD; this is encoded by the coding sequence ATGATCAGTCGTGGATGGCAGCTGTTTGCGACCGTTGCCGTATTGTTCTGTAGTGCTGGTCTCGCCTGGGGGCAGGAAACACCGGCCGAGCCGGACGCGGTGCCGCAGCGTGATGCACTGGTCGAGTACCGGCGCGGCAACTACGGGGCTGCGATCGAGATTACCCGTGATGAAATCGCCCAGAACCCGGCCCGACTGGATGCCTATGTGGTGCTTGGCTGGAGTCTGATGGCCCAGGATCGCTGGCGTGAGGCTGCCGATGCTGCCCAGCAGGCAGTGAGCTTGCGGCGCTGGGATGCCCGGGTGCTGCACATACTTGGCGAATCCCATTACCGGCTGGGAAACTATGAAACCGCCATCCAGCGGCTGCAGGAGTATCTCGCCGTGAACCCGCAGGGATCACAGCGATCAGCGGTATATTTCTATCTGGGCGACGCATTGTACCGTGTCGGTGAGTATCACCATGCCGATATAGCCCTGTCCTCTGCGGTAGAGTTCTCACCAGATAACCCGCGCTGGTGGGTAGTGCTCGGGAACGCCCGGGAGCAGGCTGGCCAGACCGAGATTGCCCGCGCGGCATATCAGCGGGCACTGGATCTTCAGCCAGGGCTTTCCGATGCTCAGGCTGCTCTCGCACGCCTTGCCGACTGA